The stretch of DNA aatatcaatttatttgaaagtaataaattgataattgtaaccggttttttcatttattttttattatttttttgttataataaataaatgtaaaaaaacgCGGAATGGCTATGTCCCACCTGGGCAAATACACTGTGCTCGGTGTTCTCGTGTTACTATTCTACGTGAGTTCAGGTTTTCGTGTTAGAGAAACTGGACAAGCAGCAGCATTAGAACAGGTCAATTCATGCTCATCAAAGCATGATAAATGTCCTGATAATGTACCAGTAACACACTCATCTCCAGCTCTGTCAAATAAACGTATTCAGACTAATGAAAAAGttggtaataaattaataaatgataaaagtcGACAGCCACATGTAGAAATTAAGGAAAAACTTCATCAAGGTCATGGTAAAACTAAGCCGATTGCAGGTAGAGCTGgagatattttgaaaaaaagtggaaaattaataaataataatgatgacgatgatgatgacgatgatgatgatgattctgaTGAAGTAAAAACGGCTGAAGATAGTGATGAAGCTGTTGTTGAAGttgacgacgacgacgatgatgatgatgatgatgacgacgacgacgatgacgatgatgatgatgaagttgGGGGTATAAGGGAACATAAAGTTAAGATagacagtaaaaaaatttataagggTGGACATAAGGTGAAAAAAACAGACAATGACGAAAACGACAATTCAAAAGCGAGTTCTATTAATAAACGTATCGATGCCAAGAGACTGCTAAAGAAAGATACCAAAAACGAGCAGAGTAAGAAAGTTGGTGCGGGAAAGAAATTGAATGATTCCGATGAAgacgatgatgacgatgacgatgacgatgatgatgacgatgacgatgatgacgacgacgacgatgatgatgatgatgactctcaagaaaaaattgataaaaagaaaaatgttaaaaaattagcgACTGGCttgaaaaaaggaaaagataataaaaaagatgatgatgacgacgacgacgacgatgatgatgatgatgacacagAAGAACTGAATGATagtgatgacgatgatgatgatgatgatgatgacgatgacgacgacgacgacgacgatgaCGATAGTAAAGaggacgaaaaaaaaaaaaaaaaaggtaaagaaTTGAAAACTGATAAAGAAAAGAAGTTGAAAGCAAAGAAAAAGATtgacgacgatgatgatgatgatgatgatgatgatgacgatgacgatgatgatgacgatgatgatgatgatgacgatgatgatgatgatgatgatgatgatgatgatgatgatgacgacgacgacgacgatgatgataatgatactaaagaaaaattagaagaaagaagaaaaactagtataaaaaatttaataagtcGTTTGAAAAAAGTTAAAGACAATAAAAAGGATAACTTAAaagatgatgacgatgatgatgatgatgatgatgatgatgacgatgatgatgatgacgacgacgatgatgatgatgacgacgacgacgacgacgacgacgatgatgatgatgatgacgacgacgacgacgacgatgatgacgatgatgatgattctaaagaaaaaaatagtaaaaataaaaaacttgatataaaaaattcaccaagtcgttcaaaaattgaattatcaaaatccAAAGGAACATCAAAAACATTAGAAtcgacaaaagaaaaaaacctaAAAGATACCAAAAAAGTAGAACtaaaaacagataaaaaagtagaaaaaaaaaccgagaAAAAGGTGGAGGCAAagtcagaaaaaaaagaaataaaacagccaaagaaaattgaaaaaaaattaacaaaagtaGATAAAAAATCAGAACTTGATAGTAAGtatttatataatcaaaaaaaaaacaacaaaatatttatttatttttctaataataattgtatatatttattatttttttttttttagaaaaaaaggaAGGTAgtccaaaaaaacaaaaagatacATCCGTATCACTTGAGAAATTAAACGAATTATTGCTTAAATTACCAAATTTTGTGCCAGATTATTCAgaagttgatgatgattcatcTTGTCAACaagatggaaaaatatttcttcgtCAATTACGTGGAAATAAATTATGGGCTTTACAAAGTGAGTTtacataaacaaaattatataattaatttaaatattaacaaaaaaaaaactaacccATCATTGaacataatataaaatcagacaaaaaaaattctctttaGTTGTTAATTTCAGTGCTGGATGCAAGCGCGAAGGTTCCCTCGGGTCTATTACGAGGAAACATAAATCAACTAGGAGATTATGATCAATGTTTAGGAATTTCATCACGAATAAAGGTTGACGAAAAACAAACAGTTAAAATACAGGGTAAATATTGTCTAGGAAGTATTGATTTTCATCCATCTATACAAGAGACAAAAGTAGCTGCTAATTTAATGCAAAGTCGAGGATTTCTTCGTGGAAATATGCGCGatgtaagttttattttttttcatcaattaaatcaataattaatcataaaaataatttttatttttattttggctATTTAGACAAGTCATTTTGTTCCAAGATTTACAACAGCAAATTGGGCAATTTGTTTACCACACTCATGTTCAGCTGAACAggcaaaaaaaacaattgaatctggtcttaaaatatttaatatgacAACTGGTCTTAAATTCACAGTCGATGTTGATCCAGACATGTGTTATGTTCAAGAAAAATCTCAATCATTTTCCAAAGAAACAATTGGTGTATTGTAAGTTGTACAAAAACATAacaaaaaagtagaaaaatgataattaaattttatttttatttatagatatttCTATGCAATGATTGTGTGTTTAGTCATCATAGCAACTTTACGTGATTACATTGTTATAtcagaaaaacaaaattactcAGAAAGAATTATCATGTCATTTTCACTTCGTAGAACagttaaatcattaataaaacctataaaattagaaacaaatgaaataacatGTATTCATGGTATAAGAACAATTGCTACAATGATGCTTTATGTTGCACACAAAATGATACCAATTGGTAGTACACCTTTCGCCAATAGAATTGTCTGGACcgaggtaaataatttttaaaatttaaggtatcttttatttctatcgctcgaaaatttaattcaacagcatcaaagctaagtaaaatttatttttcaattgccaATAAATTAACTCAATTTTATAGCtttgatgaatcaaaaaaaaaaaatatttatagaagCTATAATTGGatgatttacatttattttttggagcGATAGAAACACCctgataataattgattgtaaaaaaaaatataaatattaaacttcTTTGGAATTCAGGTCGCTAATAATCCAATAAGTTCACTGTTGAGAGTTTCTCTTGTTTACACCGActcatttttattactaaGTGGTGTTTTAACAGCATTCAATCATGGTAAATCCACCGAAAATCGAAGATACTTCAGCCGTTTTATCGCCAGATTCATCAGGTTTGTCATAAATTCCATGACCTTTATAtctgaaataaattaacaataataaaaaaaaattaatttacattttaaatttaattatcaaggtTAACACCAGCTCTTTTAGTTGTTATATTTTGGTATGCATTTGTAATGGAACACACTGGATCAGGACCACAGTGGAACAACATAATAAAAGCCAATGCTGatctttgtaaaaaaaatgcttggacaaatattttatatatacaaaatttttttccattcgaagaaatggtaaataaaaaaaaaaacaatttacataTCAAAGGTAAAAgttgatgatatttaattgatgtattcatttttttttttttctagtgtGCTACTCATACACATCAACTTGCCCTCGACATGCAGCTGTCTCTTTTATCCCcccttttagttttttttttacaaataaaaccaGTAATTGGAATtctactaatattttttttacttcaagtATCAGCAACATTTAGATATTTTGCAacagtcaataattatttatcacttgttatttttcatgGAATGACGTaagtattatcaaatttatcaaagtaattaatttgtttatacgtatgtattatttttttttaatttagcgCAAAACATCTTTATAAAACAGCAAATTTAACATATGCTGTTTCACTACACCGAGCAACACCTTATTTATTTGGAGTTGGATTGGGAGTTTTACTGAATTATAccggaaaaaatataaaaattaataaagtaaaaatattaaatttatataataatatgaataaagatattgattaattagttaattaattatttttttgttttaaaaggTGTTTGTGGCTTTGGGATGGATATTTGCAGCAATGCTTGGTAGTTGGTCACTTTTTTCACCTTGGAGAATGGCTAGAAGAGACTATGTATATGATCCTGAGGATGCAGCAAATTATGCTGTTCTTGGACCGGTCTCTTGGGCACTCTCATTATGCTGGATAATATTTGCTTGTTTTACTGATCACGgaggaataattaataaatttttatcaaactattggtttgttatttttagcAGAATATCATATTCTGTATATTTAACACAGTTtgctatatttttctataatttagcgacaataaaatatacatcagAATTTACAATTCTTCGAGCggtaagaatatttttatttttattttttgattattaaaattaaacaatatttatttattacagatTGATCCATATGAGGCTATAGTGATAACACTGGTGTCAACAATTTTGACGTTATTTTGTGACATTCCAAtgcaagaaataaaaaatgtattgatgGAAAGTACAGAtacaaattcaaataaatcaaataaaaatgataatgataataaaattgaaatagatAATGATAAACTTGATGATAAACCTGAATTGCGTCAAAGAAAATTAAGTGGTAGACAAAAATATCTTGTTAAGCAAGATGCATATGATGAATTATCAagagaaaaaagaagaagtaGAAGTCGTAGTAATCAAAGAAATATGTATATTGAACGTGATAAAGaattaacaacaacagcattaaaatatcaggatACAATTAAAAGAGAAAGACGATCATTATCAAGACAACCAACtccaattataaaaacaaattatgaaCCTGATGAATTACGTTCAAGCAGAAGAGACAGATCAAATTCTCGAATGTCAGAAACAAGATTATCAAGACGATCAGAATCAAAATCACGTGAAAAATCACCGAGAATTCGTAAAACACCAGTTAGATTAATTTCATCAGGAAGTGAAGGAAGTGaagatcatcatcaaataattggtttaccagaaaaaaattcaaaattaataattgaaaaaccaaGAGTTAGTGATGAAGAAGATTGGGAAGAAGAACTTCGTATAAGACGACAacaatatcaagaaaaattaacatctaatgatatagaaaataaaaatgataatgatgattcaaAAGACATAAGTAGAAGATCATCTGCTGAAGGTAAAATAGCATTATTAACTGAACCAACTGGTTCAAGTGTTATGGATGCATGGACAATAAGTAAAGGACCAAGAATATCATTAGAATCATCACAAGGACCAACAGATACTGAAGAAGAAAATAgatataattatgattttgatgatgataaaccacgaaatataaatgacattgatgaaataaatgatgaatttaatgagccaattgataattttttattaaaaatgccaaataaaacaaaaacactTATGGATTTACGTCAATTAACAAATGAAGATCAAGATTTAATACCAGTTGcaactggtaaattatttaaacgtgaatcaattataaaaagtcAAGCAAGTGAAGAAGATCCAGAATATTTATTACCAGAAAGACCAAAATTAGTTGAACAAGAACAAGAACATCCATTTCGTAAAGCATGGCAAATGCAAAAATCAAAATCCGAAGAAGATGGACCATCAGCATTTGCAATAAAAGAtacaaaacaacaacaaacagaTAATACCAATTTacaatcatcaattaatgataataataataaaacaactgaACCAATATTTAACTATACTATTCGTGATGATAATACTAAAATACGTAAAGCATTTAGTGAAGAAAGTAGATCAACAAGTAATATATCAAGTGAAGATtttgaatcatcatcaatgcCATTAGGAAGATTTGACTCAGATGATATAATAAGATTTAGTAGATCTACTACAAATGAAATGGAATCACCAAAATTAGAATGGCACAGTGATGATGAGCAACTTAGGAGAAGGCATCAAAGAATAAGAAGGGGATCACAAACATTGGAGTGGGAAAGTGACGAAACTTGATGGTAATCCGAgactaaaatatatacatataaataaaactaaaaacctaaatatttaaaaattaatatatatattaaaattatttttttgatttgctaatattattatgatttatcaacgattattaattttaacattcgAACGATTTAacgatatttaaattttatcataattattcattaaaaaatacataaattacataataaattgtactgtttgttgtgttttttttttttgttttccatattatttatagtttttttttgtttttttaaattttgtttacctTTGAGTTGTTGATATTTATGCGTCTGTCGTTTGACTTGTCGAGACGTTGGCTTTTTTCATTgctaaaaagtaaaaatagaaaaaaaaaaaagaaaccagTTTATTATCCAATCAtcttgacatttaaaaatgaagagaaaaaataaattatgttaaataCTTACCAGGTCGAAGAAATATTCTTTCTAGACCGAGAATTGGAGCTTCAAAAAATGTTGATAGTACAACAGCACCAAGAAACGTAATAACCAAGTGAGACATAACTTTGgcaaactatttaaaaaaaaatagaaattacaaAACACATAttgtttatgatttaaatatattttaccaaGCTATAATTATCGAGATGACTTGAAGTTCTCATTGTTGAAATACTGTGCAATTCAACTAAACCATTAACCAAATAAGCTGAATAAGTTAGACGGCTAAGTGCTACAAAAGGTCTCcatcttaaaaaatttcttaatggtcctaaaaataaatttctaaaaattaatactctcatcattaataaaatacagttttttttttttttttaaatttcatttttaccaGAGTTATTTGTTATACAAGCAAGAAGGATCCATCCAGTACCAAAACTCCAAAGTGCCCGATGTAGAGATGAGTATACAGCAGCTTCAActgatgtaaaattttttcttggtcCATAAAAAATTCCTATTGAGAACATGGATATTACGAGTGAAAGTATAGCCATGATCCATCCAACTCTCACGCAATTCtatgaattaataatgttaaattaaaaaaaatatcaatatattagatttaaaaaaagaaatataattatactttttatttaaattttacctttGTCAATTTATACTCAGCAGATTGAATTCTATACAACAAATATCCATAAATTAATCCAAAGCAATATGCTCCAGCTCTCATGTGAGTTTTAATATAAGtttctttataatatttattcgttGAAATGTCTTTAATTTCActgcaattataaaaaataatttatcaaattctttttgtcaatttaaattataaatgacaaaatttattttaataacaaaaatttaactaaCTCAATGTAAATCATTAAAGTTGGATCAAGTTGTTTAACCAGCGTCACCAAAAAAGGTACAGTTACTGCAATAATTGTTGCAAATCCAAGTATGTATTCACCAAGTTTTCGCCATTTCCATAGTGGATAAATAATCACTGGTGCTAGGATAAATAATTGTGTATCAACTGATAAATACCAAGATTGAAacatacactgaaaaaaaataaatttgcaatattaaaaaataatttatttatttttttaaaattctcatTGATTTACCAGCTGATCTGtgtttacataattatttatgtaaagaATATTTGTCCACCAAGATGATTGGCATCTTTGTTTTTCCTCAATCATTCGATACCAAAGAGGACCAGAGTCCAATCTTGGCAGCCAAGTTACATAAAGACcaacaattacaaaataaGCTGGTGTCAAtctgaatattaaaaaaaaaaaaaaaagaaatcatattacaaaatatttaaaatacttgacattattttaatatcaaaatttgcattattatgacttgaaaaatttatttatgcaatATACCTTAtgtatcgaaatatatataaatataaaaaattaacagaacGTCGTTTATCAagttcttttaataaaattcttgaaaataaaaatccactTAATAGTAAAAATGTATCAACTAATAatggattatttaaaaatattgaattttcatattttgttATTGCTTTTGtccaaaaattttgatttaaaattggaCCACCAATGATAAATACAAGACAATGACCAGCAACAATGAATGCCAttgcaataaatttaattcctGATATACAATCCAAACCAAGACCATCATCATTAGCTGGACTACATAgcctttttaaatttgatacaaAAGAAAATGCATTCATAACTTGTAATCCAATACTCGGTgatttatcatgattattatttgaatatataacaTCAAAAATTGTTCCAATTATAATCAATGAAACAATTGTCATGATTactaacaaataaataaaatcaatactgtcatattgttgctgttgttgttgttcatttgtataacatttttgtttatcaataattggtGTTAATTTGAGTTTCGAACTGCTAAATGTAAAGCCAATAATTCGTTCGATAATATCTTGTATATCTTCTGATTGACAAGAAGCTGGTACACATATACCCCAATTTAATTCACTTATTGATTCGTCATATCGTTTTGATCGATTACGAAAATTTTGccatattgatgattttttatttaaatatatttgtggcacttgaattttaatatttccaaGACAATATTTACCTTTAATATCACCTGGTAAATTATTGTCACTACCAATGCCAATGCATTCATCAAAATTACCAAATTGATATGTTGAACCACTCAATAATCCTTCTGGAAATTTACCAGatgaatcataaaatttaacagcccaatttgttaaattttgagTCTCTTGAAGTATCATAATTGCatgatttttacaattttcatttttaattgtatcgataattattgataacaaTGTCATGTCTCTTTGTAACATTGGAAGACCAAgatcatcattaatttcatattCCATTGTTTTCATCATTGAtgtctttgaatttttaatattattttcattattagattcactaatatttttacaaaacacTTGTTcacttattaaaaatataaacaacacTTGCCACATCATCATGATGTctcttcctcttttttttttagcaaatataaaatacaacaattaatattattaaataaaatgattaactATTCACTGGCAGTTGCTTGATAGATCAATATCAGCATGGTAAACAAGTCACTGTACGAGAACAACAAACTCAACCCTGTGGAAATTTTTTGGAAggtctcttttttattatttaaattttttatactgcAAAAACCAGTCTATGGAAAAACacacagatttttttttcacaatcaaAATATACTACTAACTTGTTCAGCATTCAACActgaataatgaaaataaaacattgttAAATACAATCTGGTTTTCATTGtgtcaaattataataataatataaaaatgaaaacaaagaaaaataaaataaaaaaataaaaaaattacacaaggTGTTTTTGTGTGTCACTATTATTCGATTAATTAGCTTGACAGTATTTATGTTGGTTGTTGTGACATGTcagcaatttttatattgacacACTGACTttgaattaaatgatgattatgacGATGGTGTGTTGATGCCAGTCGACAAGACACTGAATTAGTCAATGGAGGTAACCGAGCATGTGGACGATTGAgctacaaataataaaataataaaataaaaattctttttagtACGTAATACGAGAGGTTGTCTTaccttttcttattttttttattcagcgTTGTGATTAATTGAAAGGAGTCCAAGGCCTTGAGGGAATTCCgcaaatttt from Aphidius gifuensis isolate YNYX2018 linkage group LG4, ASM1490517v1, whole genome shotgun sequence encodes:
- the LOC122855523 gene encoding nose resistant to fluoxetine protein 6-like, with the translated sequence MMMWQVLFIFLISEQVFCKNISESNNENNIKNSKTSMMKTMEYEINDDLGLPMLQRDMTLLSIIIDTIKNENCKNHAIMILQETQNLTNWAVKFYDSSGKFPEGLLSGSTYQFGNFDECIGIGSDNNLPGDIKGKYCLGNIKIQVPQIYLNKKSSIWQNFRNRSKRYDESISELNWGICVPASCQSEDIQDIIERIIGFTFSSSKLKLTPIIDKQKCYTNEQQQQQQYDSIDFIYLLVIMTIVSLIIIGTIFDVIYSNNNHDKSPSIGLQVMNAFSFVSNLKRLCSPANDDGLGLDCISGIKFIAMAFIVAGHCLVFIIGGPILNQNFWTKAITKYENSIFLNNPLLVDTFLLLSGFLFSRILLKELDKRRSVNFLYLYIFRYIRLTPAYFVIVGLYVTWLPRLDSGPLWYRMIEEKQRCQSSWWTNILYINNYVNTDQLCMFQSWYLSVDTQLFILAPVIIYPLWKWRKLGEYILGFATIIAVTVPFLVTLVKQLDPTLMIYIDEIKDISTNKYYKETYIKTHMRAGAYCFGLIYGYLLYRIQSAEYKLTKNCVRVGWIMAILSLVISMFSIGIFYGPRKNFTSVEAAVYSSLHRALWSFGTGWILLACITNNSGPLRNFLRWRPFVALSRLTYSAYLVNGLVELHSISTMRTSSHLDNYSLFAKVMSHLVITFLGAVVLSTFFEAPILGLERIFLRPAMKKANVSTSQTTDA
- the LOC122855526 gene encoding uncharacterized protein LOC122855526: MAMSHLGKYTVLGVLVLLFYVSSGFRVRETGQAAALEQVNSCSSKHDKCPDNVPVTHSSPALSNKRIQTNEKVGNKLINDKSRQPHVEIKEKLHQGHGKTKPIAGRAGDILKKSGKLINNNDDDDDDDDDDDSDEVKTAEDSDEAVVEVDDDDDDDDDDDDDDDDDDDDEVGGIREHKVKIDSKKIYKGGHKVKKTDNDENDNSKASSINKRIDAKRLLKKDTKNEQSKKVGAGKKLNDSDEDDDDDDDDDDDDDDDDDDDDDDDDDDSQEKIDKKKNVKKLATGLKKGKDNKKDDDDDDDDDDDDDDTEELNDSDDDDDDDDDDDDDDDDDDDDSKEDEKKKKKGKELKTDKEKKLKAKKKIDDDDDDDDDDDDDDDDDDDDDDDDDDDDDDDDDDDDDDDDDDDDDNDTKEKLEERRKTSDDDDDDDDDDDDDDDDDDDDDDDDDDDDDDDSKEKNSKNKKLDIKNSPSRSKIELSKSKGTSKTLESTKEKNLKDTKKVELKTDKKVEKKTEKKVEAKSEKKEIKQPKKIEKKLTKVDKKSELDKKKEGSPKKQKDTSVSLEKLNELLLKLPNFVPDYSEVDDDSSCQQDGKIFLRQLRGNKLWALQMLDASAKVPSGLLRGNINQLGDYDQCLGISSRIKVDEKQTVKIQGKYCLGSIDFHPSIQETKVAANLMQSRGFLRGNMRDTSHFVPRFTTANWAICLPHSCSAEQAKKTIESGLKIFNMTTGLKFTVDVDPDMCYVQEKSQSFSKETIGVLYFYAMIVCLVIIATLRDYIVISEKQNYSERIIMSFSLRRTVKSLIKPIKLETNEITCIHGIRTIATMMLYVAHKMIPIGSTPFANRIVWTEVANNPISSLLRVSLVYTDSFLLLSGVLTAFNHGKSTENRRYFSRFIARFIRLTPALLVVIFWYAFVMEHTGSGPQWNNIIKANADLCKKNAWTNILYIQNFFPFEEMCATHTHQLALDMQLSLLSPLLVFFLQIKPVIGILLIFFLLQVSATFRYFATVNNYLSLVIFHGMTAKHLYKTANLTYAVSLHRATPYLFGVGLGVLLNYTGKNIKINKVFVALGWIFAAMLGSWSLFSPWRMARRDYVYDPEDAANYAVLGPVSWALSLCWIIFACFTDHGGIINKFLSNYWFVIFSRISYSVYLTQFAIFFYNLATIKYTSEFTILRAIDPYEAIVITLVSTILTLFCDIPMQEIKNVLMESTDTNSNKSNKNDNDNKIEIDNDKLDDKPELRQRKLSGRQKYLVKQDAYDELSREKRRSRSRSNQRNMYIERDKELTTTALKYQDTIKRERRSLSRQPTPIIKTNYEPDELRSSRRDRSNSRMSETRLSRRSESKSREKSPRIRKTPVRLISSGSEGSEDHHQIIGLPEKNSKLIIEKPRVSDEEDWEEELRIRRQQYQEKLTSNDIENKNDNDDSKDISRRSSAEGKIALLTEPTGSSVMDAWTISKGPRISLESSQGPTDTEEENRYNYDFDDDKPRNINDIDEINDEFNEPIDNFLLKMPNKTKTLMDLRQLTNEDQDLIPVATGKLFKRESIIKSQASEEDPEYLLPERPKLVEQEQEHPFRKAWQMQKSKSEEDGPSAFAIKDTKQQQTDNTNLQSSINDNNNKTTEPIFNYTIRDDNTKIRKAFSEESRSTSNISSEDFESSSMPLGRFDSDDIIRFSRSTTNEMESPKLEWHSDDEQLRRRHQRIRRGSQTLEWESDET